From Megalops cyprinoides isolate fMegCyp1 chromosome 18, fMegCyp1.pri, whole genome shotgun sequence, one genomic window encodes:
- the LOC118793664 gene encoding protein FAM111A-like, with amino-acid sequence MISTVQLEEDTTDQVPNEKENQREMHRKKGRKKRPSMKMSDMETLHKLSMSVCQVCVCGRPCGSGFLLFGGFILTNAHVVRNIRDSETGRLLPSVTVTFENLGISEVHVELKLIVYQHGSSHHVLDYALLQLVESQTIELPPGLLSMCGQLPQHGEIYIIGYPGGGEKEVSLAVIVEFQKRAIAFSEYFRKNPGHIGAIIGALLKENWSFKEMEDPYLMTYDTSFLHGSSGSPVFLCNGRLVSMHTGGYSYEVDGETYSIIEYAIPIMPVLEDIMWQLLNSKDIPMQQKLEYFTSFIGEAWKGFTDMIRMIAFCLTEVLMRLSENQLHPLVLHVVLGAVEVTEKHAKTWFRKALREAMDMKPSLKGISKQGLVDLAKTQEEQSSLHALGQFLFPENQRGALTDITVNTQGANKWRKRGKGKNKGGGKRGEGTLRKGLYRL; translated from the exons ATGATATCAACTGTCCAGTTGGAGGAGGACACTACAGACCAG GTTCCTAATGAGAAAGAGAACCAAAGGGAGATGCACCGAAAGAAGGGCAGGAAAAAACGACCATCGATGAAAATGTCGGATATGGAGACTTTGCATAAACTaagcatgtctgtctgtcaggtgtGCGTCTGCGGTAGACCTTGTGGCTCAGGCTTCCTACTCTTTGGTGGATTTATACTGACAAACGCTCATGTTGTCAGGAACATCCGAGACAGCGAAACAGGACGACTATTGCCATCTGTGACAGTCACCTTTGAAAATCTAGGAATTTCAGAAGTTCATGTAGAGCTAAAACTCATTGTTTATCAACATGGTAGTTCTCACCATGTACTGGACTATGCTTTGCTGCAGCTTGTGGAGTCACAGACAATCGAGCTGCCTCCAGGACTGCTTAGTATGTGTGGTCAACTCCCACAGCACGGTGAAATCTACATCATTGGCTATCCAGGTGGGGGTGAGAAAGAGGTATCTCTCGCTGTCATCGTTGAATTTCAAAAACGAGCCATAGCTTTCAGCGAATACTTCAGAAAGAATCCCGGCCACATTGGAGCAATAATAGGGGCTTTGCTGAAGGAAAACTGGAGCTTTAAAGAAATGGAGGATCCCTACCTGATGACCTATGACACCAGCTTTTTGCATGGTTCTTCCGGCTCACCTGTTTTCCTGTGCAACGGACGACTAGTCTCAATGCACACTGGGGGCTACTCCTATGAGGTGGACGgtgaaacatacagtatcatTGAGTATGCCATTCCCATTATGCCTGTTCTGGAGGACATTATGTGGCAGCTGTTAAACAGCAAAGATATACCAATGCAACAAAAACTTGAGtattttacatcattcattGGTGAGGCCTGGAAGGGGTTTACCGATATGATAAGAATGATCGCCTTTTGCCTCACTGAGGTTTTAATGAGGCTCAGTGAAAACCAGCTACACCCGCTGGTACTGCATGTTGTCCTGGGTGCCGTGGAGGTGACCGAGAAACATGCTAAAACATGGTTTCGTAAGGCACTAAGAGAGGCCATGGATATGAAACCGTCATTAAAGGGAATATCTAAACAGGGTCTGGTCGACCTGGCAAAGACACAAGAAGAACAGTCCAGTTTGCACGCTCTGGGCCAGTTCCTTTTCCCTGAAAACCAAAGAGGCGCATTGACAGATAtaactgtaaatacacaggGTGCAAAtaaatggaggaagagagggaaggggaagaaCAAAGGTGGGGGAAAACGAGGGGAGGGAACACTGCGCAAAGGATTATACAGACTTTAG